The following is a genomic window from Malus sylvestris chromosome 7, drMalSylv7.2, whole genome shotgun sequence.
aaaaaattcagatttaAACCACTGTGGTCAAAGTctattaggatttatgcccgaaATTAGAACTTCTATCATTCCTCCGTAGCTTGCAGGTGGGTCTCACGAGTAAGACTAAGATGGTCATTTCATCATTTCCATTTCATCCCTTCCATTGATCTCCTTTCAGAACGATGAAACGGTCATTCCATTTCATCATTTCCAAACGCGCCATGAAAACAGTTCCATAGACGACGACGGCTAATCGATGTTGCCGGAGGAGATGAGGGGAGGTATAATCAAAGCGTTATTGAAGTATCTAAGTGAGCACAACACTTGCCTTGTTCGCAAAGGAAAAAGGCTCGGTCGAATCGCCAGGAACAAATTCTGGTTCTAGGCTTTTCTCTTtgcaacctttttttattttttttatttacttgctGCTCGTCGGCTTCAAAATGCATCCTcctggtatgtgcaaatttataGCAAAAACTTAACTTTTGTTAATTTgattacttaaattttaaatttaatcatCTTGGTATTAATACTATATTAATTACGAATGTGGGTTTTGATCAATGCAACTAAACTAGAAGGTAGTGGGGTAGTGGTAGTGGTATTAGTATTTCGGTTCATCCAGAAATTTTGCCGTCTGGTGCTAGAAAACCACCCAGAAGCAAGCATTGTGCCAAGTGTAAGTGTTGATATATATTGATCCCTTGAATTTTTgttgtacttttttttaaagGGATGAAATGGAATGACCATGTCATCGTTTTTATTGTTCTGAAAGGAGATCAACAATGGAAGGCATGAAATGGAAAGGATGAAATGACCATCTTAGTCTTATCCGTGAGACCCACCTGCAAGCTACTAATGGATGAATGACAGAAGTTCTAATttcgggcataaatcctaatagacttggaccacaggggtttaaatttgaatttttttagcaCATGAGCTatcttccgaataccttatgaccacgagAATCATTTATCCTATTAggccaaaataaaaatataatatgttaattaaataattattatgTACCATGCTGTGTAGCGCATGTgtattcagaaaaaaaaatgagtgaaacaaACAACAATCAACAACTTGGATTTGCTTGCATGCATTATTACAAGCGCTCGTCATTTCCTTATATCTTCTTTAATTATTAAGATGGTcgcttttttctttcttatagAGATCGGTCCACAAGTCCACACCGcaaatctcatatttttttgttctttttcgaTACTAGTATATGCCCACAGATAAAATGGAGGAGAACGTGGGAatggagagaaagggagagatgtttgttttttatttttctttttaaattagagatgataaaatcacttataagtgaggtttaaaaaaaaaaacagcaaaattttattttataaaattatgtTACTGTCCTTAACTTATTTGTtgtgataaaagaaaaaaatatatatctttCATCTTTTTTAGTTAACAAAGAATATTTCATTAATACACAGTTTAAATTATGCATTGCCTTTTGAATACAGTTTTAAATGATGCATGGCCACACTCCCACGATGTCTTTCTACTTTTGTTCGTTTCTTTCGAATGTATTTTCTATTAAGTTGTTTGCTTGATCGGTCTTATATCGGTATGCTTGGgagagtaggattctcttccctcctatttttatcttcttctcttccctcctctcacatattattttttattttattgtctctatacaaaaatcaatataaaatgttgagatGGGCTAAATCATAACCGTTCAAATAGAAGGGGAGAGAAGATGAGAGAGATTAAGATGGAAGAGAATCCTCCTCCTTAAAGCGGGTCTCTGTGTGTGGTTGGATTCAGGTCCTCTCCATGGTTGATGATTCATTAGTTAGCTAAGACTTATCTGATTATTTGACTATTAATCTGATGTCTTTGGCATGTGTggctctttttccttttttcttgtcCGGAGTTTTTTCGTATAAtttattcaattattttttagtTACCTTTTGTGCATGCATGCATACGATCATTGTATTTCAGGTTTGattaatgaagctctttttTTATACCTCTTTCTCAGGAAAGAGTATATGAGTTTTACGTGTTATTTGATTACGAGAATAGAATTAGAAGAATGACAACGAGGAACCGTGGACTAGAAATGATTTTTGGTTGAAAGTTGATTAAGTATGAATTCTAGTGATTAGGACCTAGGTTTAGAACTAGGGTTTCTGGGATCTGCTTTGATATTCAAGCTTGAGTTTCACGTCTACAAATGCTCGCTCTGGAATTATATGTGTGAACATGCAGATACCCTAAACACACTAAACACTAAACTCTAACATGCAGTAACTTTCGAGAAATGTTAACATGTGTGGGTAGTTGTACAACTTATTCAATAAGACGTTGGATAGGAGGAGCAGATGTGTTTTAGTTGTAAACGTGCCAAATTTTCAATGGATCAATATCACTAGTCTCGATGATGCTACGGTGCTGACTAATAGTTCATCTTGATATTCAGCTTACACAATGATATGTTTACTtaccataaatatatatacaaagtatatgtattatttttattCCTCACACATCACTCGTTTCAtacacacaaaaattaaaatgtaaataAGCCTCACATTGAATATTTTAGTTTTGTCACACTCAATTTTAACCAAATATCATTGCCAGAAGGTTTGTCAATTCCATTCATAAACACcattacattaaaaaataaaataaaaagcagCCAAGAGCACTACATAATTAAAtgagaaacaaaataacaaaaagaatatattgacaaaaaaaaaattgaattcaatttcaaagaaagaaaaattaaattttagtaaataaaagaagatatggGAAAACAAGGGGTGCTCTCGTGAGCCATGACAAGTGCCTGCACCACAGAGGCCTCGTGAGTCGTGAATAGTGACGCATTACCATTTATGTGGCTCCATTTACTCTTTTTATTTACACAACTAAATAAAAgagatatttatattttttgtggaaaataaataatagaTAAATAGTCAGTTAGTACAACGATCAAATGTTATTTTTCGAAtctggattctctttgtgaggatcttggaGATCCGTAAATCATGTCCGATCATGGTTTATCATgtggttagaaatcattttaaatatttttatttaaaattaaacacaaacagtacctaCTAAAAATCatatgatgtacgataaacggatacGATTCACGGATCTTCAAGATCCTCACCAAAgaaatccgaagaggatcctattgattatttttctttgtttataagTGTGATGCATCTTGAATTTCTTGATAACgattttaatattaatttattttcttctctcaATATTGCAAATTTATCGTTGTAACTAATATAAAATAAAGTCCGTGCAATTGTGAAGAGCCCGTGGCCCAAGCTTATAAACatctaaataaataaagaaaccttctttgttttacattttcagttattcttcttcttcagaaATGTTTCACAATGGTTCGGACTCAATCTACTTTTTGGTTAACCATTTAAAGatcatatatataaaagaatttGCTAAACTAGAAGTCGATAGATAACCTAAGAGCATCTTTAAAGGAAATGTCAAAATCATATGTGAAATGTTATTGTGTATATTTGATATCAAAAGTCTCTCAAACCGAAATGTTATTTGCAGACGGATTTGAAGGCCTTGTACTTTGGAGTCAAATTGATATCAAAgtcaaatttctttttaattcattttaataaTGGGTCACTTATTCTACTAAAATTTCAACCAATAAAAATTTTGTATCAACTTTTTTTCAATAATTACAAAACTTTAAATctctatttaaataataaaataacatttgatAATTCGGTTATAGAAGTACAAAATTTTACATAAGACCTTAGATTGCCACATCAACCATCAGTTGAATTTAACTCTTATAATTTAACATTTTCTTTAGAGATGGTCTGATAAATAGACAAATTATGTTTCTcaacataaaactaaaattttgaaaaaattaattaaacgattaaataatttcttatttaattgattttctCTATAACTAATCTTTAAAGGATGATCAAGAAATATGAcagcttttcttttcttaaaaaGGAAGATAATTAGTGGTAAGCCACGATTATCCACTTCTTCCAAAGATCGGAAATACTTACAAAAGTATTTCATCCCCTCCTGATCACAAGATGATACACAAAGGAAATAAAGTAAAACGAGAATTTCCGAGTAAAAAGTTACTAGTGTCTCCCAATAATATTTTACTTAGCttgataatttatattttattcatttaaaCATTTATATTTCAAGAAAATTTCACTTTCTCGCCTAAATTTCGAGGAAAAATAAGTTTGAAAATAGAAAGCCCGATAGTATAAAAGCCAAAACCCAAATATCATCTCAAATCCGGTgtgatttttcttcttctccttctttttgtttttttacaatAGTCTCTCTCATGCTACACCTTCCAATAATGCCATAGCTATCTTACCGCAACCTTTCAACTCCccactccttcttcctcctcctctatttttttattatttaaatataatgGAAGTAATCTCGAACTAATACCAGACACGTAGAAGCCATAGTCTGTAATTTGAGCTTCGAAGTCTGTTTCTTTTTGTACTTGCTGAagcttttgagagagagagagagagagagagagaggtatcTGTTCGATGTTTGTTGACTCTTCAGCTTGAAAAGGGGACTGGGTTTTCTTAATTCGTCGAAATAAAGTGTCTTTTCTGTTTTCTGGGAGATTCTGGAACTGGGTTCCCTTAATTTGTCGAAATAAAGTGTGTCGGTTCTGTTTTCTTGGAGATTTTGTAACTGGGATTTTAAGGTAGTATGGTTTATTTTATGCTAGATCTTCACTTTCTATTTCCTTTTTCTATTGAatctttttgaatttattttattcTCTGTCTATGTCTTTCtgtctctaattttttttaatggtttATTAAGTTGAATTATATGATTAAATTGGTTTACTTTAATGGTTAAGCTTGTATGTAATATGTAAACgtggcaaattggctaaaaggTTTGGACTTGACTGAGATCTGATTGAAACTAATTGGTTTTGAAAATCTTGGTTTTCCTGAGATCTTGAAGGATCCACATAATTTCtgtattttcaattatttatgaATTCTGTAGAGTTTTTCAGTTACTTAGGGTGTAAAATTCTTGCATAAATATTAAAGATTAGGCATTttgtggtgaaaaaaaaaaaagctgcatTTCTTTGCTATCTAAAGAGTATGGCAAAAACAGAAAATTCCATGTAagcttttgatttttgttgcTCAAAAGtgaaaacaccaaagatttcgAAAGAACTTGTATGAACTGGAAATATATCTATATTCGTTTTCGATGTTTTTAGCGGGACAATAAGTGCCTTATAATGGTAGAATATAGGCACCTTGAGAAATGACTTGTTACATGCACTTGTTGTGTATTTGAAGGATCATACTCGCGGATTTTCCGAACCAAAGTAGATAAAGCACAACATAAAGCACAACACAAGGACTACCAATTTTAGTTAATGCTTTGCTCTGAGTCGTTGGAGGAAGACTTTAAATGCGTGTTTCGAATTTAAAAATGCATCTTTGCTCGTTTATTCCCGTAGAAACTTATAAACTAAATGCTTAAAGTCTGGAATATGTATTAAATTTTATTGTTGGATTTATGTGTTTTCACCCTGAAATGTTCACGACTTATTGGTCTAGTATTAAGTCGATAAGCTTGTGGTTTTTGTCATTCATCTTTCATTCCAGGTGAAAACAGCCTTAATTATTGGTGTTGTTTATAAGTGTGAAAGTATTGGTATCAGCAAAGACAACCTTTAGCTTGGAGAATACCAGAGCCATACTGAAGACATGTGTTCCACCTGCACTCAGATGAAATGAAGAACTTACAGGTACCACttcataattcttcacattgtTAGCGTGTCATACCTGGTTGTTTGCACATCTCTCTTTCGACTAACGAGAAAGTCCTATTTTCGGATTCACAGAGCACGCAAgaaaatcaatcatcaactcAAGTTTTACATGATTCACAAGGTGACCAAGTGAAAAACCAAAGTAATGAGGCTCCTGCAACAGATTCAGCTTCAGCATCCACTTCAGGCAATGATAACAAGAAAGTATCACGCCAAGATATTGAACTTGTGAGGATATATTACTTTTTTTTGGcaatcttttctttccttttctacATTTTCTATTATGTTCCGTATGTCTtactttgtttccttttctgaATAATGTTTGTGGAGTAGCTTGACTAATCTGTTTCTCATCTGTGCTATGATACATTCTGTTAAATGAATGTTTTAGGTCCAGAATCTAATAGAGCGGTGTTTACAATTATATATGAATAGAGATGAGGTAGTTAAAACGCTCTTGACTCGGGCAAGGATAGATCCTGGATTTACAACTTTGGGTAGGCAACTCGAAACCTATTTTAAGTATTTGTACTGTCGTTACTGCCATTACATTTACTTCAGTATTTATATTGTAAATTTGTTTATTTCTAAAATGAGAATCCTGATATAGTTGTTTTCGGTATCTAttgtttgtttcaatttttaacTCTTACTGCCTTTGTTTGGGCATAGGGATCCATGACTCCATGAAGGGGAATTGTACATATTATGATTTATAACTAGATATTTTGCTACTGCTAGACATAATCGTCTCTTCTCTTATATTGAGGGATCAATGGATTAAATATGTAACCCCGATAAGCTACATGTTTATCTTTTTAGTTGTGATCGTGAGCTGGGAGAAGATGCTAACTTTCTTTATTTTGATTTGTTGATACAGTATGGCAGaagttggaagaagaaaatgcTGACTTTTTCAGGGCCTATTACATAAGgctaaaattgaaaaaacaaatccTCCTTTTCAATCATTTACTGGAACATCACTATCATCTGTCGAAATATAATCCCATGCCTCCGAAGGTTCCTTTGGCCCCTATACAAAATGGGATCCATCCTATGCCTGGTAAGTTTTCAGCTTGCAGCAACATGGTGGGATAAAGTTAAACGCATGAATTGATTCTGTTAGCTCTACTTTATGTCCATCTCTTTTGGTGGATGCATAGGGATCATAATTTGGTTCCTCAATGCTAACAGAGCTATGCTTCCATTTTTAAGAAGTCTGGATGAACTCTCGTTTGACTTTTAAAGTTTCAATGTTATTCTGTAAGTTATATGGGGTATAAGTATCTATTTATGCCTGTCAGTTTGTGGCAATCTGTAGTAAGATATTTTTATGTGATAGTCTTTAGTATTCATTGCCACTTGTTTGCAGTGCAGTTAACAACTTACCTATGGGATACCCCGTCCTTCAGCAACCTCCAATGCCAGCAGCAGGTCAGCCCCATGTCGATTCCATGGGATGTGCAATATCTAACTGTCATGTAGTTAATGGAGTACCTGCACCAAGCAACTTTCATCCCATGCGGATGAATTCTGGGAATGAGTGAGAATTTTTCTCTTTGATTACTCATTTAATATGACAAATAATTTGTTACCTAAACCTTTGAGACGCTTTTTGTTCCTCTgatacccccccccccctcttccCATTCTTTTAGGAATTACATTGGTTCAAACAGTTTCTTTTCCTTATGGAACAAGTGTATTGGATGACATTGTCTTGTCTCATGCACCTGTATCCTGTTTCGGTAGATAAAAGTTTTTCTAATGGCCGCTATTTTTTGTTTATCTATTCTTTTTGAAGTATTATGATGGACTGCAGTGGTGCTGATGTGGTTCCTGTCATTCCACCAAACAGTGCCATGTCATCCATATCGGAGATGCCTGTAAGTCCTACATCAGTTGCATCGAGTGGTCACTTCCCATTCTCTGCTTCAGAaatatctggaattggagtagaCACAGCACTTGATACACAGTTTACATCTGATGTGGCAAGTTCTGTTGGATTGCAACTTGCACCTGATGGTGGAGCTGGAAATTCTCGGGATTCTCTGAGATCGCTGGACCAAATTCAGTGGAATTTCAGTTTATCAGATCTTACAGCAGATTTGTCAAACTTGGGAGGTAATTTGTAGTGTTGAGCAATTGGCAGATTTACAttatatttttgaaattgaagGTTATTTGGATCACTTATGGCGGTCATTAAGTGTTAATACTTTTTTCGGCCATAAAGCATTTGAAGTACCTAGCATAGAGTATGATTTTCTGCTATTGTAGAGATCTCtgtataaaattttgatacATAGGTAGAACTGTGTCTATTGTTAGTTGCAATTTCCATCTAGACACGCTAGAGTTATCTCCAAAATATAGCAGAAGCATGCATATTCGAAGTCCCAATATCTGATACAAGCATTTCATATCTTTCTCCGAGAGTATAACAGGAACATAACATTCTGTAGTCATCGGAACATAATTTTTAACATTCCTTTTTCTACTAGCTTTTAAATTACGCAAGGGTTTTCTGAGTAAACATGAAACTGCAGGTTTTGTTGCAGCAAATATTTTGGTACATTTAAAGCTGTTTGAAAGGGCTTACACCATTTCAGTCTTACATGTGTAGGCACGTAAAGTAACATGTCGGATCCAAGCATGAATACTGAAATGAAGCTGCTTTTGCATAATGCTTATATCTAACGGTTTAGTTATTTCATTGCCTTGATTTTCTGTACAGATTTAGGAGCCTTAGGAAACTATCCCGGTTCCCCATTTCTACCGTCTGATTCTGAAATTTTACTCGACTCTCCAGAGCCAGAGGATATAGGTAATTGGAGTTGCATCAGTTAttctactttttattttattttatatatagttTTTACAGGTTAATAATATTGGTCGGACGGGTTCAAATATAACTTACTAGCTTTACCTTGCATCAGTGGAGGAGTTCTTTGTTGATTCTGTACCCGGACCGCCATGCTCTCAGTCAGATGAGGAGAAACCCTAGAGAAAGTTGAGGAAAGTCGCCCTTTTCGCTTTAAATTGTTAGGGAAGGACTGAACAGAATATTTCCGGTTAGCTAGTTTGATCTGTATTAGCATACAGATAGGAAATTTGTTATATCACTAGCTAGTCTAGCgttgtaattttcttttcccCGAAAAACTTAATTATCCGAGAACGTTCAGTACTGTAATTTGGATAAACCGGCATGATTATCGCCATTTTTAGTCATAATCATCTGCCTTTTCCCTGGTTCTGTATATCTCGCTATTTTTCTGTCATGGGAGCTTAATAAGATCCAAGGAAAGTTGAACAATTCCATTCCTTGTCATGTTAATTGCAGCAAATAAATTGCCACATATTTGAGCAAATTATATTATTCGCAAATTGATGAAGTTAAACTAGTCTTCTTGGGATATTCTTTTGGGCCCCGTTAAAACAAAGCAGAACTAATGGTCATTTCAGCCTTTGTGCATGGCTTTACATTCCGGATACGGGATTTAATTTCGAGTAATATTCTAATCTAGTCTAAATTACGGAGGGATGTTTCCAACTTGAGGAAGGCTCTAGGAAAAAACTTGGGTACGCACTTAGGTGTACTTTCAATTTACAAGATTATAATgttcttttgtttatatttaaatGATCACCGCATAATTGGTGCAAATTTGCCTAACTTCCGCCCTGCGACTCCGAagactgaaaagaaaaatacgatatgtaattttttattacttttGAGAAAATTTTATTCGAATTCATAACTTTTTTTTGCCAAATGGAGATACTCGAACTCCGACTAGCTTAATTTAGACCTATGTCCCCATGCACCTTGGTTCATCCAAATTTCGATAATACCATATTCTAAAAAGAAGACTGTAGCAATgattcctcaactttaacctaattggagcaatggtcactcaactaaaaattcataacCATTTGGTCTCTAACTCATCAAAACGACTATGATCTTTTTCGTCAACTCAGTCAGAATTCCTTCAAATGAGTCATGTTGGAaagaccattactacaattgggttaaagttgagggatcaatgctccaattgggttaaagttaaaggactatttctccaattgggttaaagttgagggaccatcgctacaatttttctgattttgttttctatatatgCCCATTGATTCAGCCTCACATGTGTGAcacgtgactcattttgacggaaGTTCAAACAGAGTTGACAAAAAGGACCATAGTTGCACGTTCGAAAGATTTAAGGGACAAGtggtcatgaatttttagttgaatgacCGTTactttaattagattaaaattgAGGAACCATTGGTACAATTTCTTCTATTCTAAAACCAACTGAGATTAATACAAGCCTCCTGGTCCTAATTTCACTTATTTGACTATTAGTTAAAGCAAGTGCACAAAGAAGacattttcaaataaaaaagcaatGAACTCTTTCTACGTATGACGTGCTAAACAAAGTCTTCAACTATTAATTTGGATTCATACTACGTACTATTTTCGTATCCAAACGAAGGCTCCCTTTTCCCTGTTTTATTGGGTCAATGGTTGGTGGGGTTACAATGTTAATCTTACAAGTACATTAGATTATGTCACAAGTTTCTAATCCTTCAATTTTCTCAAGTCATCGATTATCTCTTCATCCTTCAATTTTGATCATTTTATGATGATCGGATATACCATTTGTGGTGGTATTTAACAATATACGAACGTTGTCTTCTCATTCAGCAAATTTCATGACGAATTGAGGAAATCAAAAGTAAAGTTGTAGACGACGTGCGGTGCATTGTATGTAAACCAATCGAACTAACTGCTTTCAACTTGTTTTGGCAACACTTTCTCAATTAAGCTCCCCTAACAGGCAAGATAGTTTAGTCGAGATAGTgaactccaaattatacatcgTGTGATAATAAGTATGGttggaaaaacaaaaatccaGAAAAGCAACAAGTTTCAAAGAAAAAGAGGTGCAAAACGCAATTAAGAGGAGTGATTTTGGTATGGGATTATGTTGATGGGGTTGAGGATGTTTTTCGGTTTGGGTAATGCCatggagattaaatttgtaaacaaaattttgtaaattaaatgacatgaaagttaatgattagattattacttaaacgttgataaacatgCTCATTCATGTTAAtgatacatcatttaatttgtaatttttatctataaatttagtATTACCCGTCAAAGAAGTATGTAAGGTGAAATAATTGAGAAGGTTTGGTTCTGGGGTCCCTCCCTTTAAACGAAAGACGAGTCGTTTTTGTCGTCAACTGCCAAAGATCATACACACGTGAAAATGATTAGGGTAGTATATTTACTCAAAATTAAATCTTCttccttagagcaactccaccatgtggattgctcgggggacaggggAGAAGAAAGGGCCTAAGGCCCGGTGGACAATGCTCCAGCCATGGAGAGctcgagtgagggtgggagcccgagcacAAGGCTCGTGAGGAATCCACCAGCCTACAGCCCGAGGGCCAggcattatttaattttttttgtgtcagcccGAGGGCCTGCAGCCCCATttccaatgttttttttttaaattctatattatttaaacaaacaaaaaaaactaatattttattacatattgtcaggggggagggctccaatggtggagatgcaaaaggtaattactgttcattaatgttagttactattcattaaaggcagttactgttcaatatggtggattcaatagtgaaTTGCCAAGGGgaagggctccaagggtggagttgctcttagaaTCATCTCGAATATCTACGGTATGTTTGGTATTCAACTTGAACACAaattttttaactcaaaaatataatttgaGTCTCAAGTCAATAATCCTCATTTCGTCAGATTGTTAAAAGTGGACTCAAAACCAACTTGAAAAACTAGTCTACTTGTgggaaaaacacaaaaagtcggttttaaatttttttttactcatCTATCTCACTCATATTCTCTTTTTATTTGATCTCTTCCTATTTTGaatatcataccaaacaagatTTTAAGTCTTATAAAAAAATGTTCTtaagaaatatttttgaaaatgaatttttttaattaagataCCAAACATGCCCTAAATTatctattaataaaaaaaaattgttaacaaaaaaaagttgaaaatattaaattaaccCTATTAacgaaactaaaaaaaatagtcaaaataaaaattatgaacAGTATAGTAAATTAAACGCAAaataattttactatttttttcaaAGCTTCACAACCAAGTATCCATATCAGTTGTCCTCATTTTGTCTTTCAAGCCTTTCtcccaaataaaataaactttgaATGACAAAACAATTATCCATAAATAGTTGCTAAATATATGACAATGACGAAAAAATCGTTTCAAGATCGTCACCAAAAAGCTTGAAGGgccatttctttttgtaaa
Proteins encoded in this region:
- the LOC126629525 gene encoding uncharacterized protein LOC126629525 isoform X1: MKNLQSTQENQSSTQVLHDSQGDQVKNQSNEAPATDSASASTSGNDNKKVSRQDIELVQNLIERCLQLYMNRDEVVKTLLTRARIDPGFTTLVWQKLEEENADFFRAYYIRLKLKKQILLFNHLLEHHYHLSKYNPMPPKVPLAPIQNGIHPMPVNNLPMGYPVLQQPPMPAAGQPHVDSMGCAISNCHVVNGVPAPSNFHPMRMNSGNDIMMDCSGADVVPVIPPNSAMSSISEMPVSPTSVASSGHFPFSASEISGIGVDTALDTQFTSDVASSVGLQLAPDGGAGNSRDSLRSLDQIQWNFSLSDLTADLSNLGDLGALGNYPGSPFLPSDSEILLDSPEPEDIGNWSCISYSTFYFILYIVFTALPCISGGVLC
- the LOC126629525 gene encoding uncharacterized protein LOC126629525 isoform X3, yielding MKNLQSTQENQSSTQVLHDSQGDQVKNQSNEAPATDSASASTSGNDNKKVSRQDIELVQNLIERCLQLYMNRDEVVKTLLTRARIDPGFTTLVWQKLEEENADFFRAYYIRLKLKKQILLFNHLLEHHYHLSKYNPMPPKVPLAPIQNGIHPMPVNNLPMGYPVLQQPPMPAAGQPHVDSMGCAISNCHVVNGVPAPSNFHPMRMNSGNDIMMDCSGADVVPVIPPNSAMSSISEMPVSPTSVASSGHFPFSASEISGIGVDTALDTQFTSDVASSVGLQLAPDGGAGNSRDSLRSLDQIQWNFSLSDLTADLSNLGDLGALGNYPGSPFLPSDSEILLDSPEPEDIVEEFFVDSVPGPPCSQSDEEKP
- the LOC126629525 gene encoding uncharacterized protein LOC126629525 isoform X4, which encodes MKNLQSTQENQSSTQVLHDSQGDQVKNQSNEAPATDSASASTSGNDNKKVSRQDIELVQNLIERCLQLYMNRDEVVKTLLTRARIDPGFTTLVWQKLEEENADFFRAYYIRLKLKKQILLFNHLLEHHYHLSKYNPMPPKVPLAPIQNGIHPMPVNNLPMGYPVLQQPPMPAAGQPHVDSMGCAISNCHVVNGVPAPSNFHPMRMNSGNDAMSSISEMPVSPTSVASSGHFPFSASEISGIGVDTALDTQFTSDVASSVGLQLAPDGGAGNSRDSLRSLDQIQWNFSLSDLTADLSNLGDLGALGNYPGSPFLPSDSEILLDSPEPEDIGNWSCISYSTFYFILYIVFTALPCISGGVLC
- the LOC126629525 gene encoding uncharacterized protein LOC126629525 isoform X2; this encodes MKNLQSTQENQSSTQVLHDSQGDQVKNQSNEAPATDSASASTSGNDNKKVSRQDIELVQNLIERCLQLYMNRDEVVKTLLTRARIDPGFTTLVWQKLEEENADFFRAYYIRLKLKKQILLFNHLLEHHYHLSKYNPMPPKVPLAPIQNGIHPMPVNNLPMGYPVLQQPPMPAAGQPHVDSMGCAISNCHVVNGVPAPSNFHPMRMNSGNDGADVVPVIPPNSAMSSISEMPVSPTSVASSGHFPFSASEISGIGVDTALDTQFTSDVASSVGLQLAPDGGAGNSRDSLRSLDQIQWNFSLSDLTADLSNLGDLGALGNYPGSPFLPSDSEILLDSPEPEDIGNWSCISYSTFYFILYIVFTALPCISGGVLC